The Amycolatopsis sp. DG1A-15b genome contains the following window.
TCACCGGCAACACGCGCGACAAGCTGGCCGCTGACCTGAAGAAGAAATACGAGAAGGGCTCGAGCATCCGGGCACTCGCGGAGTCGACGGGGCGGTCCTACGGGTTCGTCCACCGGGTGCTGTCGGAGTCCGGCGTCCAGCTGCGGGGGCGTGGCGGAGCCACCAGGGTCAAGAAGAAGTAGTCGCGGACTGCTGCGCGGGGGGCGCAGTGGGAACTTCGGCCACGCGGAAGGCCAGGTGGGCCCCGAGCAGGACCAGCGGGTACACCAGGTAGCCGTACCGGGTGGCCGGGGTGAGCAGGATCAACGCGCCGAGTCCGACGGCGGTGCGCAGCAGTGCGCCGGAGCCGTTCGCGGGGGGCCGGCGCACCAGCCAGACCACCATCGCCACGGCCGCGGCGCCGACGAGCACGAACGCCGTCACCTGGCCGAACGGGCCGGTCTCGGCGATCAGGTGGCCCGGCAGCGGGCTGGCCGCGGGCGACCGCACCACGCCCATCCCGAGCGGGAACCGGAAGACGTGCTCGACGAACGCCGCCGGATCCACCAGGTACACCGGCAGGTGCACGGCGGCCGTCGTCGCCACCAGCGCCGCCGCGAACCGGCCCAGTGCCGCCCAGTCCAGCCTTGTGTCGGGGCGATCCCGTCCGCGGCGCACCAGCACGAGCACCGCCAGCACCGCGGCCGCGGGCGCGACGATGAGCTTCGCGCTGACGACCAGCGCCAGCACCAGGCCCGACCAGGCGACCCGCCCGGTGGCCGCGAGCGCGCAGCTGAGCACCAGCAGGCCGACGATCGCCAGGTCCGGGCCGGCCACGGCCCAGGTGAGCGCGGTGAGCGGGCAGGCCAGCGCGAGCTGCGCGGCACCGACCGGCACCCGGGGCCACTTCAGCAGCTTCAGCGTGCCCAGCACGCACGCGCAGGCGGCCAGGGCGAACATCCAGCGGGCGTCGGTGAGCGCGTCGGTCAGCGGGGTGCCGCCGAACAGCGCCCGCGGCAGGCCGAAGACCGCCATCACCGGGCCGTAAGGCGTGTAATCGTTTACCACGGGCGGCCGGCCGAGCGCGGTGACGTCGACGTACGGGGTTCCGTGGTGCAGCAGCAGATCCGCGGACCGCTCGATCACCCAGACCTCGGGCTGCGCGGCCCACGAGAACGGCGTGATCAGCCAGTCCACTCCGGTCAGTCGCCGAATCACCAGAAGCGCCAACGGGAGGATCATCGCCAACAGCGCCACCGCGGCGATGCCACACCAGCGTGAACCGGGTACGCCACGCGGCGTACGTCCGCTTCGTGCGGAGAGCAGCAGGTAGCCGCTGTGCGCCGCGCCGAAGCCGTACGCGACCGTGGCGAAGGTGCCCCAGATGCGGTAGCCGTAGAACTCGGACACCAGCGCCGTCGGCAGCGCGAAAGCCAGGCAGGCCAGGTAGAACCCCAGGTCCCAGCGCAGGGGGGCGGCCTCTCCGGTGCGCGACGGCGCCGTGAAGAGCCGGGCCGCGCGCCGCCATGCGGGCGCCTGGCCCACCTCCGTTCCCACGGCGTCAGGCTACCGAGGGGACCGCCGCCCGGTTCAGCCGACGTCTCGCAGGCGGGGGAGCAGCTTCGCGGCCGCTTCGGAGGCCGCGACGACGTCGTCGCGGCCGGCGGGCATCAGCACCAGTTCGGTGAATCCGGCCTCGAGGTAGCTCTGCGTGAGCCGCAGGGCGCTGTCCGCATCGGAGGGTAGCCGGAACTGCACGGCGCGGCGGACGGTCGCCGGATCCCGGCCCACCGCCGCGCAGTGCTCGTCCAGGACGCGGGAAAGCCGGCGCAGCTCGGCGGTTTCCGTGCCGGGCAGGGCCGCGTTGAGCCAGACGTCGGCGTGCTCGGCGACGACGCGGAGACCGCGCTTTTCGCCGCTGCTGCCCAGCCACAGCGGGGGTTTCGGTCGTTGCAGCGGCTTCGGATCGCTGATCGCGCCGGTCAGGCGGTAGTGGCGGCCGTCGTGGTCGGCGACCGGCGCGGTCCACAGCAGACGGAGGATTTCGCAGGTCTCGGCCAGTCTTTCGACGCGTTCCGCCGCGGACGGCGTCGGCGTGCCCATCATCGCGTCGGTCAGGGTGTCGCCGCCCGCGCCGAGGCCGACGTCGAGCCGGCCGCCGGAGAGGTGGTCGACGGTCGCGGTGATCTTGGCGAACGTGCCCGGGTGCCGGTTGGTGTTGCCGGAGACCAGGCAGCCGAGCCGCACCCGCGTGGTGGCTTCGGCCATCGCGGCCAGCAGGCTCCAGCCGTCGAAGACGTCGCCGGTGCGGTCGGGGCCCATCGGCGCGAGGTGGTCGAACACCCAGCAGCCGTCGAAGCCGGCGTCGTCGGCGATCGCCCAGATCTCGCGGAGCGCGGCGATGCCGATGTGCTGCTGGGGCGGTTTGAGCCCGATCGTGGTCATGGGAACTCCTGATCGTCAGTAGGTAAAATCATCAGTGATACTGACGATCAGCGTAGGTGTAAGGTCGGCGCATGTCCAGCGCGCCCCTCGCCGTCACCCAGCGGCTCGGCTACCTGCTCAAGCACGCGCAGCTGCGGCTCGCCGAGCTGGCCGAGCCGCTGTACGCCCCGCTCGGCGTCACCGGGCGGCAGCTCGCGCTGCTGACGCTCTTCGGCGACGGGCCGGCGCGGTCGCAGCAGGACGGCGCGGCCCGGCTCGGCGTCGACCGGACGACGATGGTCGCGCTCGTCGACGAACTGGAGGCCAAGGGCCTGGTCCGGCGCGAGGTCGCGCCGGGCGACCGCCGCAAGCGCCTGGTGCTGCTGACTCCCGAGGGGGAGCGCGTCCGCGAAGCGGGGGTGGAAGTCACGCGGAAGGCCGAGGCACTCCTGCTGGAACCGCTCTCCGCCGAGGACGCCGAGCGGCTGCGCGCGGCCCTGCGGCAGGTCGTTCGCGCCGAGTGAACGACATCGGGAAGCAAACGGACAGCGAGGGCGTTGTCCAGGTCATATCCGGCGAAAACCTCAGCTAATGTAGAGGTTTCTGATCCTGGGGGTTTCCCGTGGACAACATGTGGGGGCTGTGGAGTTCGGCGATGCGCGCCGGCGACACCCCGAAAGCGCTCACGCGCGGCACGCTCAAGCGTGTCGCGCGCTTCGCCCAGCCGCATTGGCGGCGCCTGCTGGCCTTCCTCGTGCTGACCGTCGTCTCGGCCGTGCTGGCCGTCTCGACGCCCGTGCTGGCGGGCAAGGTGGTCGACGCGATCGTCGGCGGTCACGACGTCACGGTGGTCGTCTGGCTCGCCGTGGTGATCGCCGCGCTGGCCGTCGCCGACGCCGGGTTCGGCCTGATCGAGCGGTGGCAGTCCGCGCGCATCGGCGAGGGCATCATCTACGACCTGCGGCGTGCGGTCTTCGAGCACGTCCAGCGCATGCCGATCGCGTTCTTCACCCGCACCCGCACCGGCGCGCTGGTCTCGCGGCTCAACAACGACGTCATCGGCGCGCAGCGGACGTTCACCGCGACGCTGTCGGGGCTGGTCACCAACGTCATCCAGCTGGCGCTGTCGCTGGCCGTCATGCTCACGCTGTCGTGGCAGGTCACGCTGCTCGCGCTGGTGCTGCTGCCGATCTTCGTCATCCCCGCGCGCCGGCTCGGCCGCCGGATGGCCGGCCTGCAGCGGGAAGCCGCGGACCTCAACGCCGGGATGACCACGCAGATGACCGAGCGGTTCTCCGCGCCGGGCGCGACGCTGGTGAAGCTCTTCGGCCGGCCGGTCCAGGAGGCGGAGGACTTCGGGCTGCGGGCCGGGCGCGTGCGGGACATCGGCGTCCGGACCGCGATGCTGACCCGCTGGTTCATGACCAGCCTGACCCTGGTTTCGGCGCTGGCGCAGGCGCTCGTCTACGGCCTCGGCGGTTACCTCGCGCTGACCGGCAAGCTCGCGCCCGGCACCGTCGTCGCGCTGGCGCTGCTGCTGACCCGGCTCTACGCGCCGCTGACCGCGCTGGCCAACGTCCGCGTCGACGTCATGACGGCGCTCGTGTCGTTCGAGCGGGTCTTCGAAGTGCTCGACCTCGAGCCGATGATCAAGGAGAAGCCCGCCGCGCGTGCGCTTTCCGCCTCCGGTGGCGTCTCGGTCGAGTTCGCGGGAGTGCGCTTCGGCTACCCGGCGGCGGACCGGTACTCGCTGGCGTCGCTGGAAGACGTCGCCACGCTCGACCACCGCGGTGGCGAAGAGGTGCTGCACGGGATCTCGTTCCGGGCCGAACCCGGGCAGATGGTGGCGCTGGTCGGGTCCTCGGGGGCGGGGAAGTCGACGATCGCTTCGCTGCTGCCGCGGCTCTACGACGTCGACTCCGGTTCGGTGCGGCTGTCCGATGTGGACGTCCGGGAGCTGACTTTCGCTTCCCTGCGGGAAACCGTCGGCGTGGTGACGCAGGACGGGCACCTCTTCCACGACACGATCCGCGCCAATCTGGCGT
Protein-coding sequences here:
- a CDS encoding helix-turn-helix domain-containing protein, producing MADLKKGARITGNTRDKLAADLKKKYEKGSSIRALAESTGRSYGFVHRVLSESGVQLRGRGGATRVKKK
- a CDS encoding glycosyltransferase 87 family protein — translated: MGTEVGQAPAWRRAARLFTAPSRTGEAAPLRWDLGFYLACLAFALPTALVSEFYGYRIWGTFATVAYGFGAAHSGYLLLSARSGRTPRGVPGSRWCGIAAVALLAMILPLALLVIRRLTGVDWLITPFSWAAQPEVWVIERSADLLLHHGTPYVDVTALGRPPVVNDYTPYGPVMAVFGLPRALFGGTPLTDALTDARWMFALAACACVLGTLKLLKWPRVPVGAAQLALACPLTALTWAVAGPDLAIVGLLVLSCALAATGRVAWSGLVLALVVSAKLIVAPAAAVLAVLVLVRRGRDRPDTRLDWAALGRFAAALVATTAAVHLPVYLVDPAAFVEHVFRFPLGMGVVRSPAASPLPGHLIAETGPFGQVTAFVLVGAAAVAMVVWLVRRPPANGSGALLRTAVGLGALILLTPATRYGYLVYPLVLLGAHLAFRVAEVPTAPPAQQSATTSS
- a CDS encoding LLM class flavin-dependent oxidoreductase, with amino-acid sequence MTTIGLKPPQQHIGIAALREIWAIADDAGFDGCWVFDHLAPMGPDRTGDVFDGWSLLAAMAEATTRVRLGCLVSGNTNRHPGTFAKITATVDHLSGGRLDVGLGAGGDTLTDAMMGTPTPSAAERVERLAETCEILRLLWTAPVADHDGRHYRLTGAISDPKPLQRPKPPLWLGSSGEKRGLRVVAEHADVWLNAALPGTETAELRRLSRVLDEHCAAVGRDPATVRRAVQFRLPSDADSALRLTQSYLEAGFTELVLMPAGRDDVVAASEAAAKLLPRLRDVG
- a CDS encoding MarR family transcriptional regulator, with translation MSSAPLAVTQRLGYLLKHAQLRLAELAEPLYAPLGVTGRQLALLTLFGDGPARSQQDGAARLGVDRTTMVALVDELEAKGLVRREVAPGDRRKRLVLLTPEGERVREAGVEVTRKAEALLLEPLSAEDAERLRAALRQVVRAE
- a CDS encoding ABC transporter ATP-binding protein; protein product: MDNMWGLWSSAMRAGDTPKALTRGTLKRVARFAQPHWRRLLAFLVLTVVSAVLAVSTPVLAGKVVDAIVGGHDVTVVVWLAVVIAALAVADAGFGLIERWQSARIGEGIIYDLRRAVFEHVQRMPIAFFTRTRTGALVSRLNNDVIGAQRTFTATLSGLVTNVIQLALSLAVMLTLSWQVTLLALVLLPIFVIPARRLGRRMAGLQREAADLNAGMTTQMTERFSAPGATLVKLFGRPVQEAEDFGLRAGRVRDIGVRTAMLTRWFMTSLTLVSALAQALVYGLGGYLALTGKLAPGTVVALALLLTRLYAPLTALANVRVDVMTALVSFERVFEVLDLEPMIKEKPAARALSASGGVSVEFAGVRFGYPAADRYSLASLEDVATLDHRGGEEVLHGISFRAEPGQMVALVGSSGAGKSTIASLLPRLYDVDSGSVRLSDVDVRELTFASLRETVGVVTQDGHLFHDTIRANLAYARPGVTDDEIWEALERARLGELAHSLPDGLDTTVGERGYRLSGGERQRLTIARLLLAQPKVVILDEATAHLDSESEAAVGEALTHALAGRTALVIAHRLSTVRAADQILVLEHGEIVERGTHDELLAANGRYATLHATQFADQEPAVA